TCTTGTTCTTAAATTTTCAAGTATAGATATTGCAAGCGCTGCTCCCTCTGTTGGATCAGTTCCTGCCCCTAGTTCGTCAAATAGCACAAGAGAATTACTATCCGCCTCATCAATTATCTTAACAATATTAGTCATATGAGAAGAAAATGTTGAAAGACTCTGCTCTATACTTTGTTCATCTCCAATATCTGCATATATCTCTTTAAAAAAGCTTACTGTAGAATTTTCTCTAGCCGGTATCATTAGACCACTCATTGCCATAATTTCAAGAAGTCCTGTGGTTTTAAGCGTCACAGTCTTACCTCCAGTATTAGGTCCTGTTATAACTAAGGAAGTAAACTCCCTTCCCATGTATATATTAAGTGGGACTACCTTAGACGGATCTATAAGAGGATGCCTTCCCATAACTATATCAATTATTCCCTTATCATTTACATGTGGAGCTGTTGCATTTATATGACTTGCATATTTAGCCTTTGCAAATATAAAATCCAATTCTGTTACTATTTCCTTATTATTTTTCACTGCAACTATACTTTTATATATAAGTGATGATAGTTCTCTTAATATTCTTTCTATCTCAGCCTTTTCTTTTAACATAAGCTCTTTTATTTCATTATTTAAATTTACAAGTCCCATAGGTTCTATGAAAAGTGTAGCTCCTGTAGAACTTTGATCATGCACAAGTCCTGGCACTTGAGCTTTATATTCAGCCTTTACTGGAATAACATATCTTTCTCCACGCACAGTATATAAATTCTCTTGAAGATACTTTGAATAACTTCTCATAAGGGAATTGACCTTATCTTTTATTGAAGAGTTTTTATCTTTAAGACTTCTTCTTATACTATAAAGTGCAGTACTTGCCTTATCAGATATTTCCTCTTCTCCTATGATGGCATTAAATATACTATCTTCAATATTCTTTAGAGGAATTATGCCATTACATATATCTTCAATTATTCTATAACTTTCTTCCTCCTGTTTGTGACTTATGTATTCCTTAAATTTTCTTGCACATCTAAGCATACTAGCTACCTTAAGGAGCTGACCTGGCACTAAAGAAAATCCCTTTCCTGCCATACCTACTGCTTCCTCTACATCCCATGCGCCCTCAAATGGCGGTGAACCTTTTTTCATTAAAAGCTCAAATGCCTCTTTAGTTTCTTCTATATGTTCTTTAACCTCATATAAACTACCATATGGTTCAAGTTCTTCTATAAGTTTTTTCGCTGCACTAGTACTTGTATATTTTTTTATTTGCTCTTTTATCTTAAAATATTCTAGTACCCTAAGTGATTTTTCGTTCACCTTATTCAACTCCTCTTTTATAACTTCCTCTTGTAAAGCCTTTAAATTCTTCATTAACATTACCGTTTTTAATCCACGAGAGAACCTTTT
The Clostridium felsineum DSM 794 DNA segment above includes these coding regions:
- a CDS encoding endonuclease MutS2, which encodes MNEKSLRVLEYFKIKEQIKKYTSTSAAKKLIEELEPYGSLYEVKEHIEETKEAFELLMKKGSPPFEGAWDVEEAVGMAGKGFSLVPGQLLKVASMLRCARKFKEYISHKQEEESYRIIEDICNGIIPLKNIEDSIFNAIIGEEEISDKASTALYSIRRSLKDKNSSIKDKVNSLMRSYSKYLQENLYTVRGERYVIPVKAEYKAQVPGLVHDQSSTGATLFIEPMGLVNLNNEIKELMLKEKAEIERILRELSSLIYKSIVAVKNNKEIVTELDFIFAKAKYASHINATAPHVNDKGIIDIVMGRHPLIDPSKVVPLNIYMGREFTSLVITGPNTGGKTVTLKTTGLLEIMAMSGLMIPARENSTVSFFKEIYADIGDEQSIEQSLSTFSSHMTNIVKIIDEADSNSLVLFDELGAGTDPTEGAALAISILENLRTRGSKIVATTHYSELKAYALKTENVENASVEFDVETLRPTYRLLIGIPGKSNAFEISKRLGLSDYIIEEARKGISKDTLEFEDLIQSLQTRSVKAEENLRKAEFLKEEAEKFKDKYEKKVSSITETREKALHEGRREAKRIIEEAKAEADKILKDMREMERLGYSSEARQKLQDSRQKLKEKLDNAEESLNKEIMDEGEVLKSVKEGEEVFIPSLNMKGIVVSSQDGKGEVEIQAGIMKINVKLKDLRKTQNNPISKKEKAIKKREAKLNLRSVSQSIDLRGMDSEEAIYKTDIYLDEAYMAGLGSVTVIHGKGTGVLRNAINTMLKRNVHVKSYRLGNFGEGGTGVTVVELK